AAATTACTCAACCCAAAATGTCAAAAAATAAACAATCTGTCTATTTCCAGCTGTAGTGCATTACTTGTTAGAAAAGAGCAGGCAATTTTAAGCCTCTCTTAAACTAGAATCTTTGAACTGCTAGAAATATCTTGACATATTTTTCAAATATTTGTATTAGTTTTAGCACTCTCTCAGTGAAAGTGCTAACTTGGGTTTTCACCGTCGAGAGACTCTTTAGTCGTTTGAATGATAAAGAAACATGGAGTAAATAATGAAATTTAGACCTTTACATGACCGAGTCCTGGTCAGACGCATCGAACAAGAATCCAAGACATCAGGTGGTATTATCATCCCCGATAGCGCAAAAGAAAAGCCTATCGAAGGTGAAGTCCTAGCAGTTGGTCCTGGTGCCCGCAATGAAGCTGGCCAATTGACACCTCTCGAAGTCAAAGTTGGTGACCGCATTGTTTTCGGCAAATGGTCCGGAACAGAAGTAAAAATTGACGGCGAAGAGCTTTTGATTTTGAAAGAATCCGATATCTTCGGAATCGTTTCAAACAAAAAAGCTGCCTAATCTAATTCTTTGACAGGAGATATATTATGAGTGCAAAAGACGTAAAGTTTTCGGCTGACGCCCGCAACCGGATGTTAAAAGGTGTCGATATTTTGGCCAATGCAGTTAAAGTAACCCTTGGACCAAAAGGTCGTAACGTAGTTATTTCAAAAAGCTTTGGCGCACCACGTATCACTAAAGACGGTGTTACGGTTGCTAAAGAAGTTGAATTGGAAAATAAATTTGAGAACATGGGCGCCCAAATGGTGCGCGAAGTTGCAAGCAAAACTAATGATGTTGCTGGTGACGGAACAACCACAGCAACTGTACTAGCTCAAGCTATCGTTCGTGAAGGCATTAAGTCCGTTGCTGCTGGAATGAACCCTATGGATCTTAAGCGTGGAGTTGATCTTGCCGTTACTAAAGTTGTTGAACAAATAAAAGGCAGCGCACAAAAGGTTTCCACAAGCGAGAAAATCGCACAAGTAGCAACTATTTCTGCAAATGGTGAAGTTGAAATCGGACAAATCATTGCAGAAGCTATGGAAAAGGTTGGTAAAGAAGGTGTCATAACTGTTGAAGAAGCAAAGTCCATCAATACTGAATTAGATGTTGTTGAAGGCATGGAATTCGACCGTGGATATATTTCTCCTTACTTCGTTACCAATTCAGAAAAAATGATTGTAGAACTAGAAAATCCCTTCATTCTCATTCACGAAAAGAAACTGACTGGTCTTCAAGCCATGCTACCAGTGCTTGAGCAAGTTGTACAATCCGGTCGTCCTCTGTTGATCATTGCTGAAGATGTTGAAGGCGAAGCCCTTGCAACTCTCGTCGTGAACAAGCTTCGTGGTGGTTTGAAAGTTGCTGCCGTAAAGGCTCCTGGCTTTGGTGATCGCCGTAAGGCTATGCTTGAAGACATTGCTATCCTAACAAATAGTCAAGTTGTTTCCGAAGAACTCGGTATTAAACTTGAGACTGTAAACCTTGAGATGTTGGGAACTGCAAAGAAAGTGGTAATTTCAAAAGAAAACACCACTGTTATCAATGGAGCCGGTAAGAAGACTGATATTGAAGCACGTTGCAACCAAATTCGCGCTCAAATTGAAGAAACAACTTCAGATTATGACCGTGAAAAACTGCAGGAACGCTTGGCAAAACTTTCAGGTGGTGTTGCAGTGATCCACGTAGGTGGCGCAACAGAAGTTGAAGTGAAAGAGCGTAAAGATCGTGTAGAAGATGCAATCAACGCAACTCGCGCAGCTGTTGAAGAAGGTATCGTTGCAGGTGGCGGAGCAGCACTTCTCTATGCTATTAGCTCACTCAAAGACACAAAACCACAAAACGACGATCAACGAGTTGGTGTAGATATCATCCGTCGTTGTTTACAAGCTCCAATTCGTCAAATCGTTGAAAATGCTGGAGAAGATGGTGCAGTAATTGCTGGTAAGCTTCTTGAGAAAAATGATCCTAACCAAGGATATGATGCTCAAAATGGTGAATATTGCGACATGATAAAACGCGGGATCATTGATCCAGCTAAGGTTGTACGTAGTGCTTTGCAAGATGCAGCTTCGGTTGCTGGTCTTCTTATCACCACTGAAGCCATGATCGCTGACCTCCCAGATAAAAAAGATCCCGCTCCAATGCCCGATATGGGTGGCATGGGCGGTGGCATGGGCGGCATGGGCTTCTAATACCTCAAACCCTATCTAACGTTAAAAAGAAAGGGCTGTGTAACAACAGCCCTTTTTTTGTAGCGTGTTTATGTCGCTTCTCTCGTCTACTCATTCAAATTGACTCTTATTTTGGGATAAATTATGTCTTTATCTCATCATAAATTATTAGAAAGAAAGCATAATGTTCATAAAAATATTTTCAATTTTCTCCTTGTTACTCGTGACTTTTTTCTCTCAAGCAATCTGTGACAACCGCTTGAACAATAAAATTGCCATTATCACTGGAGCCAGTAAAGGGATTGGACGTAGCATTGCTAAAGTCTTTGCTGCCGAAGGAGCAAATGTGATTCTCGTCAGCAGGACTGAAAAAGATCTTAAAAATGTTGTTGATGAAATTACAAAATCGGGGGGTAAAGCTAGCTATATTGTTGCTGATATAACGAAGCCTGAAAATATGGAAAGAATGGCTCAAATGACGTTAAAAATGCATAATCGTATTGATATACTGATTCACAATGCTGCAGGTATTTATCCCCCCTCTCGCATCGACGTCATGTCCAAAGAAGAATGGCATGAAGTTATTAAAACAAATCTCAATGGTGCATTTTATGCCGTAAAAGCTGTTATTCCCGCTATGAAGAATCAACAATATGGTCGTATCGTTTTCACGTCATCGATATCAGGACCACGTGTTGGATTGCCAACAAAATCCCATTATACAGCTTCTAAAAGCGGCATGAATGGTTTCATGAAAACCATTGCTATTGAGCTTGCCAAATACAAAATTACTGTTAACGCTGTTGAACCTGGCAATATAATGACAGAAGGCATGAAGGTTAACAGTACTAAAGTTATTGAAGAGCGTACAAAACCCATTCCCATGGGACGTCTGGGGACTCCAGAAGAAACTGCCTATGCTCACTTATTCTTGGCGTCTGATGAGGCTCGATATATCACAGGTCAATCTATTATCGTCGATGGCGGACAAACGCTCCCTGAGACCCACTACGGAGAATATTAACAAAGGAGAAAGAGTAGCAGAATTACTGCTACTTGCCTCTGTAGTTAAGAATTTCTTCCCAAGCTTGGTTAAAAGTAGAAGAGCTAGTTGCTGCAGCATGTCTTGTTACAATAATTGCGTTATGTTTTGACAAAAGTTCCAAGTCTTTTTCTGGACGAAGTTTAGCGAAAGCTGGGTAAATATTCACGAGAGGACCAAGCCCAGTGAGTTTGGCTTCCATATCCACCAAACCTTCTTCATTCATCCTCACAATTAATGTTATAGCGCTTGGTTTTGAAGGTTCTTCAAAATCAAACATAAAAGCATCCAATTTAGTGAGCAATCTACGTGGTTTTGGCACTCCCACTTGCTCATCTTTGGGACAAACTTCTAAGGCCACACAAATAGCAGTTGTGGGAATAGCTGGAACTTCACTAACAATTTCATCCACATCTAAATCTAAATTTAGCTCACGCTCTACATTAAAAGCAAATTTGTGCCGTTTATCGTTATCCCAAGTAAAACTACTCACTGTTGCAATAACTTTAGTCAAATCATATTCAATGCCTTCTCCACTAAAGAAAGAATAGTGATCTCTTAAAGAAAATCCCTTATGGTCAATTGTTTGTTTAATACGAACCGTTATATCTGAAGCAAAAACATCGCCAATAGCAATCAACAAAAATATAAAAGAAAAAAACACTATACGCTTTATCATTTTACCCTCACTTGTATTATCCACCCCTTAATCCATAGGTAACCCATTGTTTAAATTTAATGATTAATTATAAGTTAATACCTTATGAAATAAGTCCAAGTGTAAGTGCCAATCCTAAAAAATATAATATGACGATCACGAGCATGTGAATAAGATCAATTGTAATTTTTTTTAATAAAACGTTTCCTAAAAGAGCTCCCAGAAAAGCTGCAAAAATTGCCACTCCCATGTATGACCAATTATTGGCATCTGAAAACAAAAACTCAAGAGACAAACCATAAATACTCAAACGTGCCATATCAACAAAGATAGCGATAGCAGAATTGGTCGCAATAAATTGTTCTTTCTTAAGCCCCACTTGAACTAGGTATGCACTTCGAAAAGCTCCTTGTTGACCTACTAAACCACCAAGAAAACCACTTAAAATCCCTCCTAAGATAGCCCACTTAATTCTAAAAAATGATCCTTTCACAGCTAATAGACCAATCGTAGCAAATATCATCAGCAAAACACCAGCTACCATATTCACAGGCTTTATCACAAAAATAACATTAAACATCTTATAAGTGATTAAAGAGGGAAGTTGAGCAAGATAGTTAAGTAAGTAAGCTCCTGGTATAGCAGCGCCTACCGCAGATAAACCAAAACGTTGCACCACCTTCCACTCCACATTCTTCCATAACAACCCTGTCTTAAACAGATTGTGCAGCAAATGGACCAGAGCCGTCATAGCAATAGCTGCAGGAACAGTAAAAAATAAAGCAAAGAATGGCATAAGGATTGTACCTAAACCAAACCCTGAAAAAAATGTCAGCAACGATGACACAAAAGAACTACAAGCAATTACCAAATAGATCATTTTACTCCCTATCACCACCTATTGTGAAATCTTTATCAAAAAGTTATAAGCGATTTATTATGAAGTAGATTATTGTAGATCTTATGTATAAAAAAATCACGCATTTACCAATTTCTAAAACAACAATCGCAGCAGCCCTACTTATGGGAATGGTTTCAGGCTATACTGCTCATGAATTTTTGCATCCACATTGGCAGGAATCCTCTAATTCAAATGCCAAAATTAGTGCCTGCTTCACACCTCAAGAAAATTGCACTCAACTTATTATTGAGGCAATAAACAATGCTAAATCATCCATTTTCGTTCAAGCTTACTCTTTTACTTCCAAACCTATTGCTCGTGCATTAATCGAAGCTAAAGAGCAAGGAAAAACGGTAGCTCTACTCTTTGATAGAAGTCAATTGAAAGACATGCATTCTATGCTTTTTGAACTTCAAAAATCTGGCTTAAAAGTTTCTTTCGACGACGTCCCAGGAATTGCTCATAATAAAGTCATGATTATTGATCAACGTTTTGTAATCACAGGATCGTTCAATTGGACAAAGGCAGCACAAAGTCGTAATGCTGAAAATGTATTATTCATAAATGATCCACAGATTACAAAACTATACATGCAAAACTGGGAATTAAGATCTCAGCAAGCATGGAGAATCAATTAAAGCCACTCATGAAAACGCCGAATATACCATACTTTAACAAACTGAGTGAGAGTACAATAAGCGGTCAGAATTCCTACTAGCCAAACAAAATATTCTGCGGGTAATGGCACAAATTTGACGTGCTCTCCTAAGATTGAATAGGGGATATATATTCCAATCATCATAATAATCATTGTCAGTAAAATTACTGGTGTCGATGCCATACTTTGTATAAATGGGATTTTAGGTGTTCTTATCATATGCACAATAAGAGTTTGAGTAAGTAATCCTACAATAAACCAGCCTGATTGGAACAAGGACTGATGGAGCACTGAATTAGCTTTAAATACATTCCACATAACTATGAAAGTTATAATATCAAAAATTGAACTAATGGGCCCTATAAACATCATAAATCGGGCTATCCCACTCGCATCCCATTTGCGTGGCACCTTTAAATATTCTCTGTCGACATTATCCCAAGGAATAACAGTTTGTGAAATATCATAGAGTAAATTTTGGATCAGTAAGTGAATGGGTAACATAGGGAGAAAAGGAAGAAATGCACTAGCCGTAAGAACACTAAAGACATTCCCGAAGTTAGAACTCGCCGTCATTTTGATATATTTTATAATGTTACCAAAAGTCTTCCTTCCTTCTAAAACTCCATCATCAATAACCATAAGGCTTTTATCAAGTAAAATAATATCTGCTGATTCCTTTGCAATATCAACAGCCGTATCTACTGAAATACCTACGTCTGCTTCTCTTAAAGCTGCAGCATCATTAATTCCATCGCCAATATAGCCCACCGTATTGTTTTTCATCTTAAGCGCACGAATGATACGAGACTTCTGCAAAGGAGAAATTTTTGCAAAAACTGTTGTGTTTTCTGCTATGTCTGCAAGCTCAGTGTCGGTCATAGTATCGATATTGTTCCCTAATACAATGTTGTGGCCATTCATTAATCCAACTTCTTTGCATATTTTCTGCGTTACCATTTCATTATCGCCAGTGATTACCTTCACGATAATTCCTTTATGTTGAAGTGCAATAATGGCTTCCTTTGCTGTTGCTTTAGGTGGATCAAGAAACGCAACATACCCAGCTAGAGTCATCTTAGTTTCATCTTCAAAAGTATATTGATACTCCGCAGAAGCAGGCATTGATTTATAGGCTACGGCTAAAACTCTAAGACCATCGGTAGCTAACTCTTCAACCATGTGCTTGGCTTTTTTACGCACATCATCGCTCAATAATTTTGCGACGCCCTGTTCTTCAAAATGAGTGCAAAGTGCCATTACTTCTTCAACTGCTCCCTTACAAATTAGAAGGTGCGTTGTTTCATTCTCTTTCAAAACAATGGACATGCGTCTTCGAGAAAAATCAAAAGGAATTTCGTCAATACGTTCGTAAACATTTTTCAAGTCTTCGTGCTTATGCTCTTTAATATAATCAATAATTGCAAGATCGAGCAAATTTTTAAGACCAGTTTGATAGTGACTATTTAAATATGCATATTTTAGAACGCTTTGATCATGCTTATGCCCATAAACATCTAGATGCCACACAACCACAATCTTGTTTTGTGTCAATGTCCCTGTTTTATCTGTACAAAGAATATTCATAGCGCCAAAATTTTGTATGGAATTTAAGCTTTTTACAATTGTCTTTCTTCGAGACATTGCAACTGCACCCTTAGCTAAATTTGCAGTTACTATCATTGGTAACATTTCAGGAGTTAACCCAACTGCTACAGAGACCGCGAACAAAAGCGAATTTAGCCATTCTTCTTTTGTGATACCATTCAATAAAAAAACAATTGGAACCATCACTAGTATCAATCGAATAATGATCCAACTCACTTTGTTTATACCTATGTCAAAGCTTGTGAGAGGGCGTTGATTAACGATTTTTTTAGCTAAAGATCCAAAATAAGTATGATTTCCTGTATTCACAATAACAGCAGTAGCTGTTCCACTCACAACATCCGTTCCCATTAAGCAGATAGAACTGAGTTCAAATGGATTCAAAGAATCTTTATGCAAGTGATGCTTCAATTGGCTATGCTTTTCAACTGGCAATGATTCGCCTGTTAAGACAGCCTGATTCACGAAAAGATCTTTAGAAATCAATAACCGTACATCAGCTGGAATCATATCGCCTGCAGATAACTTAATGATGTCACCTGGCACAAGGTGAGAAGTAGAAACTTCTTTAGGCTCTGAAAAGTCTTTTCGAACAACTGTTGCAGTTGTTTTTACCATAGCTTTTAGTTTTTCTGCAGCTACAATAGACTTATACTCCTGCCAAAATCGTAACAATGTACTAAGCGCAATCATAATTGAAATCATGATAATAGTGCGCCAGGAGCGGTTTTCAACAGAGGCAAAAATAATATCCGTAATGAGTGAAATCGTCCCCAAAAAAATGAGTATTCCATTGAATGGCGTGATAAAAGATTTAAATAACTGAAAATACCAAGAAGGTATTTTATCTTGTGCGATTTCATTAAGCCCATATTGCTCTAAACGAAACTCTACTTCCTCTGCACTAAGCCCCTCAAAACGTGAATGTAAGGCTGTTAGGCAATGCTGCGCATTGCCATCACAAAGATGTACAAGAATTTGAGAGGCTAATGATTGTATTTCACCTGGCTGAGTTTGGGAATTTTCGGGCACCATCATTTTCAAAAAACGTGCTTTGAGCTTTTCAAAAATCTCCATGAAAGCATTCCTTTGAAATGATTACTGATGCATATTCTAAATCTCTAGATGCATTCCTTGCTTTGCAATAAAAACAAAAGGCCAAATATTTTGAACTTTTTTCTCAAGATCCATAAGAAAATCATCATCATGAGATGGATCGTGATGATACAATGCAAGCTTTTTAGCTCCTGCTCGTTGACATACTTTTATTCCTTGTTCTGGCGTTGAATGCCCCCATCCACGTTTAAGAGGGTATTCTTCTTGAGTAAAAGTTGCATCATAAATAACCAAATCTGCATCTTTAATAAGATCTAGAACATTATTGTCTAGACCAACATCGTAATGCTCTGTATCAGCGATGTAACAGACAACTTTATCATGCGCTTTAATTCTATAACCAAGAGCTCCACCCGGGTGATTAAGATCACCACAAGTGAATTCTAAAGTTTTTGATATTTGGATTCTCTCTTGATGTTTGAGATGATTAAATATCATTTTGGCCTGCATCACAGAAAACGGCACGGGAAATAAAGGTTTTTTAAAAATATCTCCCTCAAGAACATTCTTAATTGTGCTCATCCCTTCCATTTTTCCTCCATAGATATAGAGGGTAAAATTTTTGTTATATGCTGGAGCAAAAAAGGGAAAGCCTGTGATATGATCTAAATGATAGTGGGAAAAGCATAGGCTAGCTTCATGGATAGCATTCTCGATCATCCATCCCCCAAGGTCATAAAGACCTGTTCCCGCATCCAAAATAATGATTTCGTTATCACAATGAATGCTTACACAACTTGAATGTCCGCCAACGTTTTGGTACTTGTGTCCTGAAACGGGGGTAGACCCTCTTACTCCCCAAAAGCGCACTTCCATGGGTTTTATTTCTCCCTATATAGTGTTTCCCCCTTTCTTTATAATGAAGGGGGTGCCCTTTAGATTGAATTATGGTAGCATCTTTTTTAAATTTAATAAAAAATTTTTCGTGAAGTATGGTAAAAATTCTGATTGTCGATGATGAACCGGATCTAGATGTCCTTATTCAACAACGCTTTCGTAATGAAATCGCTGCTGGTCAATACCGTTTTTACTTTGCAAGAGATGGAGAGCATGCACTTAAAGTTGTAGCAAAGCAGCAAGATATTGATATCGTTGCAAGTGATCTCAATATGCCTCAAATGAATGGTTTTGAGCTTTTAAGGATTCTTCATGCAAAACATCCCCATATTCAAACTATGATCGTCTCCGCTTATAGCGATATGGAGAATATTTCTCTCGCTAGTCAATATGGTGCGGCAGTTTTTATCACAAAACCTATTCGATTTGACGACTTTGAAGATAAACTTAAAGAGTTGATTAAAAAGTTAAAGAAATCAGACAGAAAGTTTGCAAAATAATACTGCCCTAAGGCATACCCTAACCAGGAGTTTAGTGCTGATTGGGGTATTTATAAACACTGCGCTTTTTTCTAAAACGATTCTTTTTTACTGGCTTATTCAAAGGGGAAATTTCTGAAAACCAGCCAAAAAATCATTAATGATAGATCCATAACTTACTACGATAGTTGCCGACGGAGTATTGTGATTAAAGTCTAACTCTTCCAATATGATCTCTTGTTTACCGATAGACATAATTCCATGATAACGAATAAAATGAGTTGCAAAATCTACCGGCTCTGAAAATGACTCAAAGGTAACATGAAGCTTTTTAGGTTCAAAAAAATTCTCTGAAATATTCTGTACCCGACTTTCACTAGCAACTCCTGAAATTCTGTCTACTTTCTCCATTTCAAGTATCGCACTAAATTGATGTCCTCTTATTTTAGATATAGCATCCTCATCGAATTGAATATCAATTCCCATAGAATATGCCGATGAGGCAAACGAAAATGATAATAAGAAAGCCAATACCTTGTTCATTAAAAGACTCCATACGGGTGGTTAATATCAATAAAATTAGAAAAATATTATACAATTAAGATAACTATTTTTTCCAGTGAGTAATTTTATGACATTTTAATAAATTATCAATCAAAATCACTTTAAACTGATTATAGGCTTAAATTGATGGAGAAAAATAATGGCAACCCCTAAAAATTCAGAACGAAAAAAAGTATCTTTC
The sequence above is drawn from the Candidatus Nucleicultrix amoebiphila FS5 genome and encodes:
- the mgtA gene encoding magnesium-translocating P-type ATPase translates to MVPENSQTQPGEIQSLASQILVHLCDGNAQHCLTALHSRFEGLSAEEVEFRLEQYGLNEIAQDKIPSWYFQLFKSFITPFNGILIFLGTISLITDIIFASVENRSWRTIIMISIMIALSTLLRFWQEYKSIVAAEKLKAMVKTTATVVRKDFSEPKEVSTSHLVPGDIIKLSAGDMIPADVRLLISKDLFVNQAVLTGESLPVEKHSQLKHHLHKDSLNPFELSSICLMGTDVVSGTATAVIVNTGNHTYFGSLAKKIVNQRPLTSFDIGINKVSWIIIRLILVMVPIVFLLNGITKEEWLNSLLFAVSVAVGLTPEMLPMIVTANLAKGAVAMSRRKTIVKSLNSIQNFGAMNILCTDKTGTLTQNKIVVVWHLDVYGHKHDQSVLKYAYLNSHYQTGLKNLLDLAIIDYIKEHKHEDLKNVYERIDEIPFDFSRRRMSIVLKENETTHLLICKGAVEEVMALCTHFEEQGVAKLLSDDVRKKAKHMVEELATDGLRVLAVAYKSMPASAEYQYTFEDETKMTLAGYVAFLDPPKATAKEAIIALQHKGIIVKVITGDNEMVTQKICKEVGLMNGHNIVLGNNIDTMTDTELADIAENTTVFAKISPLQKSRIIRALKMKNNTVGYIGDGINDAAALREADVGISVDTAVDIAKESADIILLDKSLMVIDDGVLEGRKTFGNIIKYIKMTASSNFGNVFSVLTASAFLPFLPMLPIHLLIQNLLYDISQTVIPWDNVDREYLKVPRKWDASGIARFMMFIGPISSIFDIITFIVMWNVFKANSVLHQSLFQSGWFIVGLLTQTLIVHMIRTPKIPFIQSMASTPVILLTMIIMMIGIYIPYSILGEHVKFVPLPAEYFVWLVGILTAYCTLTQFVKVWYIRRFHEWL
- a CDS encoding MBL fold metallo-hydrolase; protein product: MEVRFWGVRGSTPVSGHKYQNVGGHSSCVSIHCDNEIIILDAGTGLYDLGGWMIENAIHEASLCFSHYHLDHITGFPFFAPAYNKNFTLYIYGGKMEGMSTIKNVLEGDIFKKPLFPVPFSVMQAKMIFNHLKHQERIQISKTLEFTCGDLNHPGGALGYRIKAHDKVVCYIADTEHYDVGLDNNVLDLIKDADLVIYDATFTQEEYPLKRGWGHSTPEQGIKVCQRAGAKKLALYHHDPSHDDDFLMDLEKKVQNIWPFVFIAKQGMHLEI
- a CDS encoding SDR family NAD(P)-dependent oxidoreductase produces the protein MNNKIAIITGASKGIGRSIAKVFAAEGANVILVSRTEKDLKNVVDEITKSGGKASYIVADITKPENMERMAQMTLKMHNRIDILIHNAAGIYPPSRIDVMSKEEWHEVIKTNLNGAFYAVKAVIPAMKNQQYGRIVFTSSISGPRVGLPTKSHYTASKSGMNGFMKTIAIELAKYKITVNAVEPGNIMTEGMKVNSTKVIEERTKPIPMGRLGTPEETAYAHLFLASDEARYITGQSIIVDGGQTLPETHYGEY
- the groL gene encoding chaperonin GroEL (60 kDa chaperone family; promotes refolding of misfolded polypeptides especially under stressful conditions; forms two stacked rings of heptamers to form a barrel-shaped 14mer; ends can be capped by GroES; misfolded proteins enter the barrel where they are refolded when GroES binds); the protein is MSAKDVKFSADARNRMLKGVDILANAVKVTLGPKGRNVVISKSFGAPRITKDGVTVAKEVELENKFENMGAQMVREVASKTNDVAGDGTTTATVLAQAIVREGIKSVAAGMNPMDLKRGVDLAVTKVVEQIKGSAQKVSTSEKIAQVATISANGEVEIGQIIAEAMEKVGKEGVITVEEAKSINTELDVVEGMEFDRGYISPYFVTNSEKMIVELENPFILIHEKKLTGLQAMLPVLEQVVQSGRPLLIIAEDVEGEALATLVVNKLRGGLKVAAVKAPGFGDRRKAMLEDIAILTNSQVVSEELGIKLETVNLEMLGTAKKVVISKENTTVINGAGKKTDIEARCNQIRAQIEETTSDYDREKLQERLAKLSGGVAVIHVGGATEVEVKERKDRVEDAINATRAAVEEGIVAGGGAALLYAISSLKDTKPQNDDQRVGVDIIRRCLQAPIRQIVENAGEDGAVIAGKLLEKNDPNQGYDAQNGEYCDMIKRGIIDPAKVVRSALQDAASVAGLLITTEAMIADLPDKKDPAPMPDMGGMGGGMGGMGF
- a CDS encoding response regulator; protein product: MVKILIVDDEPDLDVLIQQRFRNEIAAGQYRFYFARDGEHALKVVAKQQDIDIVASDLNMPQMNGFELLRILHAKHPHIQTMIVSAYSDMENISLASQYGAAVFITKPIRFDDFEDKLKELIKKLKKSDRKFAK
- a CDS encoding co-chaperone GroES, producing the protein MKFRPLHDRVLVRRIEQESKTSGGIIIPDSAKEKPIEGEVLAVGPGARNEAGQLTPLEVKVGDRIVFGKWSGTEVKIDGEELLILKESDIFGIVSNKKAA
- a CDS encoding phospholipase D family nuclease encodes the protein MYKKITHLPISKTTIAAALLMGMVSGYTAHEFLHPHWQESSNSNAKISACFTPQENCTQLIIEAINNAKSSIFVQAYSFTSKPIARALIEAKEQGKTVALLFDRSQLKDMHSMLFELQKSGLKVSFDDVPGIAHNKVMIIDQRFVITGSFNWTKAAQSRNAENVLFINDPQITKLYMQNWELRSQQAWRIN
- a CDS encoding sulfite exporter TauE/SafE family protein; translation: MIYLVIACSSFVSSLLTFFSGFGLGTILMPFFALFFTVPAAIAMTALVHLLHNLFKTGLLWKNVEWKVVQRFGLSAVGAAIPGAYLLNYLAQLPSLITYKMFNVIFVIKPVNMVAGVLLMIFATIGLLAVKGSFFRIKWAILGGILSGFLGGLVGQQGAFRSAYLVQVGLKKEQFIATNSAIAIFVDMARLSIYGLSLEFLFSDANNWSYMGVAIFAAFLGALLGNVLLKKITIDLIHMLVIVILYFLGLALTLGLIS